Proteins encoded by one window of Streptacidiphilus sp. PB12-B1b:
- a CDS encoding TetR/AcrR family transcriptional regulator — MAQQAETARTERPQATAAPRKRQARGERRMAELLRAAGEVFAQSGYSAATTNAIAARAGVSPGTLYQYFPNKDAIADAVAEQYTTELRAVMDSVLGSAPQGMPLPELLDVIIDPLVAFHIAHPACIVLFVGPDSPQHLTELHLPLHAAMLERIGALLAVLAPQLPAERLQRSAEVAVHMFKGVMPLVLASAPQDRPAYVAELKLTFEGYFGLLLDLP, encoded by the coding sequence GTGGCGCAGCAGGCGGAGACCGCGCGGACGGAGCGCCCCCAGGCCACGGCCGCCCCCCGGAAGCGCCAGGCGCGCGGCGAGCGCCGGATGGCGGAGCTGCTGCGCGCGGCGGGCGAGGTCTTCGCCCAGTCCGGCTACTCGGCCGCGACCACCAACGCCATCGCCGCCCGGGCGGGCGTCTCCCCCGGCACGCTCTACCAGTACTTCCCCAACAAGGACGCCATCGCCGACGCGGTCGCCGAGCAGTACACCACCGAGCTGCGCGCGGTCATGGACAGCGTCCTCGGCAGCGCCCCGCAGGGGATGCCGCTGCCCGAGCTGCTGGACGTGATCATCGACCCGCTGGTCGCGTTCCACATCGCCCACCCGGCCTGCATCGTGCTGTTCGTCGGCCCGGACTCGCCGCAGCACCTCACCGAGCTGCACCTGCCGCTGCACGCCGCCATGCTGGAGCGGATCGGGGCGCTGCTCGCCGTGCTGGCCCCGCAGCTCCCGGCCGAGCGGCTGCAGCGCTCTGCCGAGGTGGCGGTGCACATGTTCAAGGGCGTGATGCCGCTGGTGCTGGCCTCCGCGCCGCAGGACCGGCCGGCCTACGTCGCCGAGCTGAAGCTCACCTTCGAGGGCTACTTCGGCCTGCTGCTCGACCTGCCCTGA